The Mucilaginibacter defluvii genome contains the following window.
TACTGGATCAGCTTAAAAGTGTACGATTGCATTTTGCCAAGCTTGAAAATGTACCGGCCTATATTATCCTGTCTGACGCTACTCTGCTGGAAATGGCCACCTATCTGCCGCAAAGCATGGATGAACTGCGCCATATTTCCGGCTTTGGCGATGTAAAGCTGGCCAGGTACGGCCGCGAATTTCTGGAAGTGATCAAACCTTATTGCAGTGCCAACAACCTGTCATCAAAGGTAAAGCAGCGTGCGGCAAAGCGCCAGCCTAAGCCGCGCAGCGAAAAGGTGAACAACACCCAAAGGGAAAGCCTAAACCTTTTCAAAGCAGGCAAAGGCATACAAGAGATAGCTGCCGAACGCGGCCTTTCGCCCATGACGGTTGAAGGGCACCTGACCCAGTTTGTACAAACCGGCGAGCTTGAGGTTGCCGAGTTTGTTGATGAAAACAAGGTACCCGTTATAAAAGATGCCATTGAAAGCTATGGCCCCGAACGCCTGGCACCACTGAAAGAGGTTTTAGGCGACGGTTACAGCTATACCGAAATTAAAGCGGTAGTAGCATGGCTTAAGCGCGAAATTGAATAAGATTGACCTGTTGCTAATCAAATTTTAATGCTTGGTCAGCAAAGCGTATTTTTTTAAAAATATCACACATTTTTGTGCTTATTGGGTTTGTTTGTTACGGCTTAATGTTAGTACATTGAAGCCCATTTATAACCTGTGATGAGAATATACCATTTAAGCGCCGAGTGCTTTCCGGTTGCCAAGGTTGGCGGCCTTGCCGACGTTGTAGGCGCGCTGCCCAAATACCAGGTAGCAGCCGGCTTGCAAGCTGCCGTTGTGCTGCCCTATTACGACCGCAAATTTACCCGTGAGCATGAGTTTGACACCGTTTTTCAGGGGCTGACCCTGCTTGGTACAAGGCGCTTATACTTTGAGATACTTAAAGAGAAAACGAACGCCTTGGGTTTTGAGCTTTTTTTGGTGAAGATACCGGGGCTGATAGACCGCCAGGAAGTTTATTGTTATCCGGATGAAACCGACCAGTTCATCGCATACCAGATCGCTTTCCTGGATTGGATCAACTGGAGCGGCCAAACACCGGATGTTATTCATTGCCACGATCATCACTCAGGCTTGGTGCCATTTCTGCTGCAGCACTCCAACGCTTACAAGCGTTTGGCTAACATACCCACGGTATTTACCATACATAACGGCCAGTACCATGGCGCTACGGATTGGGAGAAACTAAGTTATCTGCCCGACATCGATATGACTAAAACCGGCTTGTTAGATTGGGCCGGGGCGCTTAACCCATTAGCTACGGCGGTTAAATGCGGCTCGGCTTATACCACGGTTTCGCCAAGTTATCTGCATGAGCTTACCATAAACTCCAACGGGCTGGAATACCTTTTTTATATCGAAGGCTACAAAGGCCAGGGTATATTAAACGGCATTGACACCGATGTGTGGAACCCGGCTGCCGATAAGCTTATTGCATCAAAATACTCATCAACACGCATCACCCAGGGAAAAAATAAAAACAAGGCCGCACTTTGCCAACGTTTTGGTATAAGTACCGAACTGCCGCTGGTGGTTTTTATAGGCCGTTTAGTGGGTGAAAAAGGCGCCGACCTGCTGGCTCCGGCTATTGAACGCAGTTTGCAGGAAAACTATGGCCGCGTTAATTTTTTAATGCTGGGCGCAGGCGATAAAAATACGGAAGCGGAACTATTGGCACTTAAAGAAAAATATGCCGAACATTATAACGTATTCATTGGTTACGATGAGGCGCTGGCGCATTTATTTTATGCAGGTGCCGACTTTTTGCTGATGCCATCG
Protein-coding sequences here:
- a CDS encoding glycogen synthase codes for the protein MRIYHLSAECFPVAKVGGLADVVGALPKYQVAAGLQAAVVLPYYDRKFTREHEFDTVFQGLTLLGTRRLYFEILKEKTNALGFELFLVKIPGLIDRQEVYCYPDETDQFIAYQIAFLDWINWSGQTPDVIHCHDHHSGLVPFLLQHSNAYKRLANIPTVFTIHNGQYHGATDWEKLSYLPDIDMTKTGLLDWAGALNPLATAVKCGSAYTTVSPSYLHELTINSNGLEYLFYIEGYKGQGILNGIDTDVWNPAADKLIASKYSSTRITQGKNKNKAALCQRFGISTELPLVVFIGRLVGEKGADLLAPAIERSLQENYGRVNFLMLGAGDKNTEAELLALKEKYAEHYNVFIGYDEALAHLFYAGADFLLMPSRVEPCGLNQMYSLRYGTLPIVRSTGGLKDTVIDFGEQGGYGIRFNQASVDDICYSVNRAIVLYNDMPRLQKLRKTMMALDHSWDRSATEYVTLYNRIITAS